The Thunnus maccoyii chromosome 12, fThuMac1.1, whole genome shotgun sequence genomic interval gcTTGAGTGCATGAGATTTTCTGATCTGCTAGAGCTGAACATCTGACACCGGACTTCCTTTACATGATTTCTCCTTCCCAAAGCAAgtgttattcttttttaaattgcagGTTCTCCTGTTGCCTTATTAGAGAGAATCGGGTTGCTGTGGTGATGAAGTCATGGGTCGTCTGGATTTCACCTGCACTTGGACATTCTGGCTTAATCCTTAAAACCCAGTGTGTATGGTTCAACTGCATGACCTCTGAAAATGTACACTAGTACCAAGTATGTTATTTCTAACTGGATGGGTTCTAaacttttttaaagataaaggTGGTATGGTGTCACTCAGCACACGGGAGCTCTTATAGTATGGTAGTTTTCCGCTTTATAGCTatgatgttaaaatatttagatAACTAGTCTGTGCAGTAATGTTGGTGGCATCAAAGGCATTTTGTATATGCaagtttttttatatatatatatgcaagtTTTAATGGGATTTGGCTAATATACTTTGTATACAGAAATTTCTGGATGAACAGCAAAACATCTACAGGTTTGGGTGAGATATTCAACAAAGTTATTGTCTTTTCTTCAAACAGATGTAACCATAAGTGCTGTCAACTAATGCCAAAGACCCATCCTAAATGTCCAAGAGATTTACAACttgtataattatttttttatgatttctttcaatgacaaactgcatttgataaaatgtatggaattaaatatataatttctcAATGTTtcttgggggggaaaaaaagtaagaTCCTTTGCTATTAATTACTATAAATTATCACTGTTATCACACTAGTAATACATTTACATTCCACCAAAGCCAATTTTATAGCAATTTTAGGTGTATTCATAATTTACCAATTAAGCTCAATGTACAGATTGTTCAAATACTGTTTCTGTTAGTTaacttttaaattgttttctgaAGAATTTGATTATGAATATCTAAAACAAGGATGGCCTATGCTAAACACTGCCTGAAACTCGCatcaaacctttaaaaaaaattctaaaagtATGAATAGAATTTTACTAAAACACAAAATTTTATCACTGCAaagttttgtcatttcatttctgaaaaataaattgtaTCTTCCTACATGTTTGTTATCTGTAATAACAGTGTGTTTACTTCCCCAAAGGGCAAGTGATTCTGGATTGTTGCATCATATAAAATATCAGTCTCAGATATACGTCGCTTTTGACAAAAGCGtctcctaaatgaaaaaatgtaatgtaatgtaatcagATAAATGCTTAAAATAATAGTAAATGCTTTTTGCTGATATAATTCTTTGAATAAACTTGAAGCATTTGACATAATAACCTTAAATCACCCCGGGTCCCACACGTGTAGGCAACGTGACTCTTTTCTATCAGCTTTCGACAGCATTAAAGGCCGCCAGTACATTtcaacagtttgacattttaaatatttaaggGAGAGATTGTAACTAATACGTATAACTTCAACATTTCAAAGAGAGCGTCCAACTTTAAAAGTGGACATTTGGCTGCCGCTGCTGTTTTTCCAATTCATCCATCTAAactgtcgtgtgtgtgtgtggcccgAGGAAACCGATAGAATCTACTGTGTCACTGTTTGGATGCACAGATCACCTGCAGTGGAAAATGTTACTTATGTAAAGCCTGTTTCCTACACAGAAGCTTATAGTGAGCATCTTATATGCAGGTGACATCGCTTAAGTCTCTGTTTCATATTTCCATGGATTATTAAGGGCAGGGTTTTTAGATTAATTAACAAAATAGGGGAAAAAAATTGTGTCACTTGAAACTGTGTCAAAGGGATGGTGGCGCCCTAATTAATGGTCATTCTAGCCCCAGCTTTGAGTTACACAGGAGCTGCCTGTCAAACAGATAACCCTCTTAGAGGAATGTCACCTGCCTCTGTCTCAGGCGTGCAGGTAGTTGCTCGTGCTTGAGAAGTGAATTTACCAACACAGTGCTCAAGGACTATTTGAAGAGCCTGTAAGTaataacaatttttaaaaaagaaaatgcctttataatatttcatttttcatattttgttttgggaACCTTACCCTAGGATGGCAACCTCAAATGTCAAAGGTGAAAAAGTGTCCAAATTTGAGACCTTAaaacttttggagaaatgcagAAAGGAAAGAGATGATGCCATGCACAGGGAAAGTGTTCTCAGAGAAAAACTCAGACAGTACGAGTCAAGGCTGCGTTCAACTGAGGCTCTAAAACAGAAACTGAAGACCTTGACCATGGACAACAAGGACCTGAGGAAACAAGTGAAGACTCTTCGTACAGAGATTGGACTTGAGTGCAGCCCTAAGTTCAATGGAAAGACCACTAAGGACATAATCAATGACTTGCATGAAAAGGATCGTGAGTGCAGTTCCCTGTTAGAGAAGGCTGGGAAACTCAGTCTGACTATTGATGATTTGACATCTGAGTTGGCAAATACAGTCACCTCTAAAACACTTTTGGAAGATCAAGTGCAGTCATTGCAGCAAAATCTCAAGGATATGACAAATAATCAACGCCGTCTGCTGAAATTGTGGGAAGACAAGAAGGCCCAGAGGGAACAGCTCGCCCTTCCTGCAATTATCCAGAAACCTGGACAGAAACCAGTTGTCCATAGAGCAATTCAAACAGAGATGTCCGTCAGTTCATCCCAAAAGCTTCCAGTTAATGCATTTGAGACCAAGTCATTCTCTCGTGACAATGACAAAAAGACTGTTTTGGATAAACATAGTTTTACAACTTATGGAAATGGCTATCATCATGACAAGAAAGCTTTCATGCATGATGAAACCAAAGGGATTCAGAACTGACTTGACCCACTGACTGAAAACTCTTAACACTGCATTGAGAAAGTAAAGCAGAGACATTAAAAATACTTGGAGTAATGTTTATATATCTGTAAATGActcaaaaagtaaaacaagatacaattgaaacatttttaagctCATTTATgactgatttgatttattggTGCCTTGTGTAATTTAATGCAGTGAAAAAGTTGTTGTCATAGTGCTTGTTCAAATGTaacttaactttaaaaaaacaaaaaactataaCGTATCAGCCCATGCCGTTGAACCAGGCGGGGCTCCATACATAGGCCACTTAGTttgaatatatgtatataagttTCAGCTGAAAAAGCTCATTtaaatcatagactgtaaaattTAGACCAAACCGTTGTGGCTGTGAGAGTCTGGCAACAGGCAGGAAGATGGACAACTTTTACTAGGGGTCCTTCAGAGGTCCTTTGAATGCATGTGGCGCGATATgggaaacagaggaaaatagtTTTGACAGCAGGAGAGCCGGAGAGATTATTGTCGCCAGCTGGTTCTCCATTTGTCTAAACAACATGTTTTCTGCAGAGCAAAGTTGTTGGTTTGTCCGTAAGGTGAGTCCCTTttgtttaaaattgttttttcattcataaaaagaataaatatatGTCGCCGGTGCTAGCGTGCTAGCTCCTAAGTAGCCTGATCTATTTATGCTACCCTCTGAGAGCTAACTTAGCACTTTTCAGCGTTaattaacacacaaaaaacacataaaaacaatttacagaACAAGAAAGGCAAcgataaagaaataaagaaatcagGCACACGATTTGAACATATactgtagaggaaaaaaaaggaaacaggagCACGTAAAATGAATAGTATTAACTTACCCCTTAATATGTAGCTGTATGATGAGACTTTGCAAAACATGAACAGAATCAAACAGACATAAATTAAAAAGGGGCGTCTGTTAGTCATTTTACTTAtccagtaaaataaatgattaaattatttttgtgaaCGACCATGTCAAAATATGTGAACGTTCTTTCaaaaaatgtgtatgtatgtacatactCAAAGAGCAGATGGTCAATAGCTTCTACTGCAGAAGatcagataataaaataatcaatttcaAACGtactgttttaatgtaaaaagcTACTGACTGGATAGATATTACGTCAAAGCttgcaatttaatttatcaGGGTTAAAACGACCAAACTTGACTAATTAAAACTCCTTACAATAACGTCTATTACTGCATTTCCCATCATTCAGATTTACATCACAAATATTGGGACTAGGCAAAGTAGCAGCAGGTTTTATGAAGAGAAGTGGTTGAACCACcttacatactttttttttccttttcttttacaACCTTTGAAAGTAACGtaactttgtctttctttaaaTGACATAGTTTTACCAGCTATTGATCAGTTAATATCATGGCTATAATAATGATTAACTGCACTGTTCAGGTGATTTGTTGGAGAGCTGCGGCCAGTATTGCTTGGGCTGTCCTCTTGTTGCCACCCACCACAGCCGTTTTTGTGATCCTCAGCGGATTCAGTCTTCTCCACCCAATCCAGACGATATCAGGTCAGCCGCTACCTTCAATGTGACATTTGATCGTTAACTCAGTTTTCCTGTTGTAAACTAACTGACTGCACACTGCCTTTGTCCTGCAGAATGTCTGTCCCTCTTAGGGAGTGGAAGTGCCATCTTCTCCCTCATCCTGCTATGCGGAGTGGTCCTCATGGTTGGGTTCCTGAACCTCGAGTATTATACAGGTGAGTGTCAGGAGCAGGAAGTTAAAACAATGCTGCAAAGGTAGATGTCTGACTTTGTCTTTAGGGATGTCCTGTTGTCTTGCAACTGAAGGGTTActtgaatgttttgtttgacaGCTCATCTGTTTAGTTTATACACTACAGAAAACACTGAGACAGACTGAGATCTCAAGTAAATACATCAAACATCTCAGCCAGGAATAGGAAACAAAGTGCatatgataacattttaataagACTACATTATGGACTGAATAAGAACTACATGATAacaatcatcttttttttattaatggaGTAATCAATAGATGTTTTGAAATCAGCCCAGAGGAATCTTAAAAACACCTTTCTTATTTTGATCCATTAGTAAAGTCATTTGTAATGATATGAAActatgaaaaagagaaaagcaacGAACTCTTTGCTTTTTGAAACTATGATCAAAATGTACGTTTTTTTAATCTAGATAAATGACTAAGATAACCAATTAACTAATTGgcactgattttatttaattagttgTTTTGGCACTGCTTTAGCACAATCATGAGTTGTTATGATTACTAAAAATGGTTCCAAATTACACTTCTTGTTGTAACAGACATTCAAAGAATGCAGTGTTTAGCAAAATAGTTTTTGTtgtaactttgtcattttttctgtttcctttcagTCATCCCAACAATCCCATGCTCAAAAATCGCCCTTTTGGGTCAGCTGCTCCACCCTCGTCAGTTTGTTAACTCCTTGGCCCACTGTATCATGGGAATAATCGTGGCCTGGTGTTGTGCCGTCACCATCGGGGGCAGATACGAGACGCTCGGTTACCCTTGTACACAGAGTGATGGGTAAGGAGCTGCCACACACATTATCACATTGAGCTTTACATGCTTCATTAATAGTCTAATTGTCCCAATTTGTTCTCAACATCGACAGCTCCCCTCAGATGTGTCTGAATGAGTATCACCTCATTCTTCTGCTGGCAGGAGCCTTTGTAGGATTTTCTCACAGTCTATTGGGTGTGATCCACAACATGAACTATGTTTCTTTCCACACTGTTCAGGTATGTGATAGGAACTTACTCATTTATCTGTCTGATAATGATGCAAAGACTGAACATTTAGGATCCATTTTTGCCTGAATTGCTCAGTCTCAAATTCACTGACAGTGCCCCTGTCTCTCATTTAGAGTTATCATTCATTGACCTCTACAGTTCtgtgtaaatttgttttttagaaaaatgaaaatacaggCAATGTCCTTTGAATGGCAGTTTATATTAGTGCTGATTATCACCGCTTTCTATTTTTCCTTTAGCAATACAAGTACCTTCGCTTTAAGGGATCCCTTCCTCTGGTGGTGAAGTGCAGTGCCACTCAAGCACTTTACTCTATCAGgaactacattatagtgtatttatttttgggTAAGTGACCTCTCTTTACAAATTAAACTTCAGAGATAAAGTGTCAGATTTAGTCAGTTAGGTGGACCGCTGATGTGTCCCAACATCTGAAGGAAATTGGACATTTGCTCTCAGAGCTCCCTAAACATTAGATCAAACTGCACAATGACACGTTTAGTGTGTTGGTCAGTTATTGTCGTTCAGCTTCCTTTTTATCACTCCTTTTTCTGCACAGAGTTCCTAaaagtgatatataaataaaatattatactttGATATTAACAGGTTACATTCCAAGGGCATGGATCTGTAAAACGCTCAATCTTCATTTGAACAGGTCAGTGTGGTTTCTGGGTTACATATGACTAAACGAGCATCACTGTAAATGTCTTCCTCACAGTGCGTTTTCATTGAATTGATTTcatacatgtatttgtgtgggATCTCGCCCTCCAGCTCTGACAATCCTCTCGACACCATCGCCGGACTGCTGGACTTGTCCCTGTTCTACCACCTGTGGATCAGTGCCACCTTCCTCCTCTGCACATGGTACATCACACTGCTGCTCTTTAGGATCTTTGTCACTGAGGTATGTGTATCTATACATTTATGCAACCCCTTAACACTGCAAAACCCAAAGTCtcactgtacttaaatacaaagGTGACTAAACACTGAGGTGAAGGAGTTTTCTCTGACAAACTATGGTTG includes:
- the zgc:113691 gene encoding uncharacterized protein zgc:113691, producing MATSNVKGEKVSKFETLKLLEKCRKERDDAMHRESVLREKLRQYESRLRSTEALKQKLKTLTMDNKDLRKQVKTLRTEIGLECSPKFNGKTTKDIINDLHEKDRECSSLLEKAGKLSLTIDDLTSELANTVTSKTLLEDQVQSLQQNLKDMTNNQRRLLKLWEDKKAQREQLALPAIIQKPGQKPVVHRAIQTEMSVSSSQKLPVNAFETKSFSRDNDKKTVLDKHSFTTYGNGYHHDKKAFMHDETKGIQN